From a region of the Chitinophaga caseinilytica genome:
- the sucC gene encoding ADP-forming succinate--CoA ligase subunit beta produces MNLHEYQAKELLKKYNVPVQEGIPVDTPEAAAEAYKQLKVQFGNEFAVVKAQIHAGGRGKGKIRGTEQRGVAVGKNAEDVKTIAGNILGGTLVTIQTGEAGKVVNKVLVAQDVYYPGANPIKEFYLSILLDRATGQNVIMYSTEGGMDIEEVAHNTPDKIFKEWVYPGGKLEAFQARKIAFNFGLSGEAFKNMVKFVTNLYNGYVGLDAAMLEINPLFKTSDEKIIAVDCKLNLDDNALIRHPELVALRDITEEDPTEVEAGKHNLNFVKLDGNVGCMVNGAGLAMATMDMIKLSGGEPANFLDVGGTANAQTVEAGFRIILKDPKVKAILINIFGGIVRCDRVAQGVIDAYKSIGTIEVPIIVRLQGTNAAEAKALIEESGLKVQSAILLSEAAALVNKAVS; encoded by the coding sequence ATGAATTTACACGAGTACCAGGCTAAAGAACTGCTGAAAAAATACAACGTACCGGTACAGGAAGGTATCCCGGTTGACACGCCCGAAGCTGCCGCCGAGGCTTACAAGCAACTGAAGGTGCAGTTTGGAAACGAGTTCGCCGTAGTAAAGGCGCAAATACACGCGGGCGGGCGCGGTAAAGGCAAGATCCGTGGCACCGAACAACGCGGCGTAGCCGTTGGTAAAAACGCGGAAGATGTAAAAACCATCGCCGGAAACATCCTCGGTGGCACCCTCGTAACCATCCAGACCGGCGAAGCCGGCAAGGTTGTCAATAAAGTACTGGTAGCCCAGGACGTTTACTATCCCGGCGCCAATCCCATCAAAGAATTCTACCTCTCCATCCTCCTCGACCGTGCAACCGGTCAGAACGTGATCATGTACTCCACCGAAGGAGGCATGGACATCGAGGAAGTGGCCCATAACACGCCCGACAAAATTTTCAAGGAGTGGGTATACCCCGGCGGCAAACTCGAAGCCTTCCAGGCCCGCAAGATCGCCTTCAACTTCGGCCTCTCCGGCGAAGCGTTCAAAAACATGGTGAAATTCGTGACCAACCTCTATAACGGATACGTTGGGCTCGACGCCGCCATGCTCGAGATCAACCCGCTGTTCAAAACGAGCGACGAGAAAATCATCGCCGTAGACTGCAAACTGAACCTCGACGACAACGCCCTCATCCGCCACCCGGAACTCGTTGCCCTGCGCGACATTACCGAAGAAGACCCCACCGAAGTGGAAGCCGGCAAACACAACCTCAACTTCGTGAAACTCGACGGTAACGTAGGTTGCATGGTGAACGGCGCAGGCCTTGCCATGGCTACCATGGACATGATCAAGCTGTCTGGTGGCGAGCCCGCCAACTTCCTGGACGTAGGCGGCACCGCCAACGCGCAAACCGTTGAAGCCGGTTTCCGCATCATCCTGAAAGACCCGAAAGTAAAAGCGATCCTCATCAACATCTTCGGTGGTATCGTTCGTTGCGACCGTGTTGCCCAGGGTGTGATCGACGCTTACAAATCCATCGGCACCATCGAAGTGCCCATCATCGTGCGTCTCCAGGGCACCAACGCTGCCGAAGCGAAAGCCCTCATCGAGGAAAGCGGCCTGAAAGTTCAATCCGCCATTCTGCTCAGCGAAGCAGCTGCACTCGTAAACAAAGCCGTTAGCTAA
- a CDS encoding AtpZ/AtpI family protein — protein MEDPSSRKKKQKPSNLLLRYAGLAFQMMATLGVAVWLGHLLDKKVNIGFPLFMIIFSLLALALLLWQIVKDTSRHDR, from the coding sequence ATGGAAGACCCATCGTCCAGGAAGAAGAAACAGAAGCCGTCTAACCTGCTGCTCAGGTACGCCGGACTGGCCTTCCAAATGATGGCCACCCTCGGCGTGGCCGTATGGCTGGGTCACCTGCTGGATAAAAAGGTCAACATCGGTTTTCCGTTGTTTATGATCATTTTTTCTTTACTCGCTTTAGCCCTACTTTTGTGGCAAATTGTAAAAGATACCAGCAGGCATGACCGATAA
- a CDS encoding polymer-forming cytoskeletal protein: protein MFNQSKKSEGKSIMPSSNINLIGNGTTIQGDIVCEGDIRIDGQVTGLVSTKAKIVVGPEGEILGDLICQSADILGKVTGIIKVDDLLFLKGNAYIKGDIYTAHFEMEPTVKFNGRCYMDPADAPPARTGAEITADVKHGRPIVQEEETEAV from the coding sequence ATGTTTAACCAAAGTAAGAAAAGTGAAGGCAAGAGCATTATGCCTTCCTCCAACATCAACCTTATTGGCAACGGAACCACTATCCAGGGAGACATCGTGTGTGAAGGGGATATCCGTATTGATGGACAGGTTACGGGCCTGGTTTCTACCAAAGCGAAAATCGTGGTAGGACCGGAAGGGGAGATCCTGGGAGACCTGATCTGCCAGAGTGCGGACATCCTGGGTAAAGTGACCGGGATCATCAAGGTAGACGACCTGTTGTTCCTGAAAGGCAACGCCTACATCAAAGGCGATATTTATACCGCGCATTTCGAAATGGAACCGACCGTGAAATTCAACGGCCGTTGCTATATGGACCCTGCAGACGCACCGCCGGCGCGCACCGGGGCCGAAATCACCGCAGACGTAAAACATGGAAGACCCATCGTCCAGGAAGAAGAAACAGAAGCCGTCTAA
- a CDS encoding tetratricopeptide repeat protein: MASKPYSFTRRVVQNTVTRYNYYYHAKLKLEKVLTGINKQRQDNYNVYLPFYPFTVDKLNLDVNELDSVVQKASVAVQIHDPRGRWIDDSYLLIGKAYYYKGEWEAAANTFQFINTTFAPKKKSDYNAVVGSSQNDLLSISSREKEKTWYARQFRHTSARNDAFLWQARTLIEQNKHDEAQSLLNILETDPYFPRRLDGQLAELQAWKFYKQGQYAETIEPLRLALKKGHSGRDQKARMYYILGQLYVSQNKYDSAMTAFREVIAAKSDATIDFNARVQIAKANTKVNGGSLEESIAALQSMLRKERFIPFRDAIYYNMASLCANEDPERAIDFLNKSLRVESANMLQKTLTFKGMADIYYFRKDYRNAQRYYDSTASIMGPDFHDAELVNARKETLGAVAEKVQTIRDEDSLQQIASLPPAMRDTLLAKQVAALKAAKNPPPTEGGKKGGNGTAQAPPSFTANNNYNNPSFGPANEGGEWYFYNQSNKSTGFSEFRRRWGNRALGDNWRRSQQSGALLANNNAPTPPQPEVNEGNNAAPSIADLPADSINVSLLANQLPDTPEKLEASRGRQQEAYFDLGKLYNDKLDDTREGILTYDTLLSRFPEHPRKVEVLYSLYAWHNKLNHNELAAKYKNQVLTQFPGTQYASILTYGALSPQDKEKNKAAENIYESAYNAFRQGNYDTVFVLRKFSDSTVGFSPVQAKFDLLEAMAIIKTRPEDEGKAAIASVITKYPGEEGILNQAKAIQEALERRQQVTDYLTQLEIQRDSSSTAQVDENIRIRYPWQTPAPNLPDSLALKAKADSVAAAANVPPPPPPKPVTPYQLGDEKTAIPHFVVIHFDRVSKVLIDEAVAQFSKYNSEKHASEQLQTSMYALTPNEIMVIVRLFPDENKALTYFDEVSRVASETIIPRIRPTDYRLFIISRENFILLNNTKDLEGYRKFFGNNYITE; this comes from the coding sequence ATGGCCTCAAAACCATATTCCTTCACCCGCAGGGTGGTGCAAAACACCGTGACCCGGTATAACTACTATTACCACGCCAAACTCAAGCTGGAAAAGGTACTGACCGGTATCAACAAGCAGCGGCAGGACAATTACAACGTTTACCTGCCCTTCTACCCCTTCACCGTCGACAAGCTCAACCTCGATGTCAACGAGCTGGACTCCGTGGTCCAGAAAGCCTCGGTAGCCGTCCAGATCCACGACCCGCGCGGGCGTTGGATAGACGACAGTTACCTGCTCATCGGGAAGGCATATTATTACAAAGGCGAATGGGAAGCCGCCGCCAATACTTTCCAGTTCATCAACACCACATTCGCCCCGAAAAAGAAATCGGATTACAACGCCGTGGTGGGCAGCAGCCAGAACGACCTCCTGTCTATCTCCAGCCGCGAAAAGGAAAAGACCTGGTACGCCCGGCAATTCCGGCATACCAGTGCCCGTAACGACGCTTTCCTCTGGCAGGCGCGCACGCTCATAGAACAGAACAAGCACGACGAAGCCCAGTCGCTCCTCAATATCCTCGAAACCGATCCCTATTTCCCCCGCCGCCTCGACGGCCAGCTCGCCGAGCTCCAGGCCTGGAAATTCTATAAACAGGGACAATACGCCGAAACGATAGAACCGCTGCGCTTGGCGCTGAAAAAAGGCCACAGCGGCCGCGACCAGAAGGCGCGGATGTACTACATCCTGGGCCAGCTGTACGTTTCGCAGAACAAATACGATTCGGCCATGACGGCTTTCCGCGAAGTGATCGCCGCCAAATCGGACGCCACCATCGATTTCAACGCCCGCGTCCAGATCGCCAAAGCCAATACCAAAGTGAACGGCGGCAGCCTGGAAGAAAGCATCGCCGCACTGCAAAGCATGCTGCGCAAAGAACGTTTTATCCCCTTCCGCGACGCGATCTATTACAACATGGCATCGCTGTGCGCCAATGAAGATCCGGAACGTGCGATCGATTTTCTGAACAAATCACTGCGGGTTGAAAGCGCCAACATGCTCCAGAAAACACTGACGTTCAAGGGCATGGCGGATATTTACTATTTCCGGAAAGATTACCGCAATGCACAGCGGTATTACGACAGCACCGCGTCTATCATGGGCCCGGATTTCCATGATGCGGAACTCGTGAACGCCCGCAAGGAAACCCTGGGCGCCGTGGCCGAAAAAGTGCAAACCATCCGCGACGAAGACAGCCTGCAACAAATCGCCAGTCTGCCTCCCGCGATGCGCGATACCCTGCTGGCCAAACAGGTAGCTGCCCTCAAAGCGGCGAAAAACCCGCCACCAACCGAAGGCGGCAAAAAAGGCGGAAACGGTACCGCACAGGCGCCTCCCTCCTTCACGGCCAACAACAACTACAACAATCCATCATTCGGGCCCGCCAACGAAGGCGGCGAATGGTATTTCTATAACCAGAGCAATAAGTCGACCGGCTTCAGCGAATTCCGCAGGCGCTGGGGCAACCGCGCCCTGGGCGATAACTGGCGCCGCAGCCAGCAATCCGGCGCCCTGCTCGCCAATAACAACGCCCCGACGCCTCCGCAACCGGAGGTGAATGAGGGGAATAATGCCGCCCCGTCGATCGCCGATCTGCCGGCAGACAGTATCAACGTCTCCCTGCTGGCCAACCAGTTACCCGATACGCCCGAGAAACTGGAAGCATCGCGCGGGCGCCAGCAGGAAGCATATTTCGACCTCGGCAAGCTCTATAACGACAAACTCGATGATACCCGCGAGGGCATCCTCACTTACGATACGCTCCTGTCCCGCTTCCCGGAACATCCCCGCAAGGTGGAAGTGCTGTACAGCCTGTACGCCTGGCATAACAAACTGAACCACAACGAACTGGCAGCCAAGTACAAGAACCAGGTGCTCACGCAGTTCCCGGGGACCCAATACGCCAGCATCCTCACCTACGGCGCGCTCAGCCCCCAGGACAAGGAAAAGAACAAAGCCGCCGAAAACATTTATGAATCCGCTTACAACGCGTTCCGCCAGGGGAATTACGACACGGTGTTCGTGCTCCGTAAATTCTCCGACTCCACGGTAGGATTCAGTCCCGTTCAGGCCAAATTCGACCTTCTGGAAGCCATGGCGATCATCAAGACCCGGCCGGAAGACGAAGGCAAAGCCGCCATCGCGTCTGTGATCACGAAATATCCCGGCGAAGAGGGTATCCTGAACCAGGCCAAGGCCATCCAGGAGGCATTGGAGCGCCGCCAGCAGGTGACCGACTACCTGACCCAGCTGGAAATCCAGCGGGACAGCAGCAGCACGGCACAAGTAGACGAAAACATCCGCATCCGCTATCCCTGGCAGACGCCTGCGCCCAACCTGCCGGATTCCCTGGCATTGAAGGCCAAAGCCGATTCCGTAGCAGCTGCGGCCAACGTTCCGCCTCCGCCGCCGCCTAAACCGGTTACACCGTACCAGCTGGGCGACGAAAAGACAGCCATTCCGCACTTTGTGGTGATCCATTTCGACCGGGTGTCGAAAGTGCTGATCGACGAAGCCGTGGCCCAGTTCTCCAAATACAACAGTGAGAAACACGCTTCCGAACAGCTGCAAACAAGCATGTACGCACTGACGCCGAATGAGATCATGGTGATCGTGCGGCTGTTCCCCGATGAAAACAAGGCACTTACGTATTTCGATGAAGTGAGCCGGGTGGCGAGTGAAACGATCATTCCGCGGATCCGTCCTACCGACTACCGCCTGTTCATCATTTCCCGCGAAAACTTCATCCTGTTAAATAATACCAAAGACCTGGAAGGCTATCGCAAATTCTTCGGGAACAACTACATAACGGAATAA
- a CDS encoding DUF4407 domain-containing protein translates to MLRIRHFFLICSGAHLPLLRRAPAETNKYAGIGATIFFTGLFAAIAAGYALWTVFRNPWAAVGFALLWGLMIFNLDRYIVSSLKKRDRFGKELWMAVPRLLLAVMIAVVISKPLELKIFEREILAELTLMEQEQRQAEDSLVRGAFTSRKAELATRMNALQSQISVQTTRVDTLQLRAQQEADGTGGSRVKNLGPIYKAKKADADSATAALQSLQAQRASLTGEIQAEDDSLAARLTALERHKPDGMASRLEALGRITGKSAPIQWANWFIMLLFIALETAPVLVKLISPRGPYDDLLDQHEFAFAMHRKEKKAILEMQTDARIRKAEEETAYV, encoded by the coding sequence ATGTTACGTATCCGTCATTTCTTCCTCATCTGCTCGGGCGCACACCTGCCCCTGCTCCGCCGCGCACCTGCCGAAACCAATAAGTACGCCGGCATAGGGGCTACTATTTTCTTTACCGGACTGTTTGCCGCCATCGCCGCAGGGTATGCGCTGTGGACCGTTTTCCGCAACCCCTGGGCCGCCGTCGGGTTCGCTTTGCTGTGGGGGCTCATGATCTTTAACCTCGACCGCTACATCGTGTCGAGCCTCAAGAAGCGCGACCGCTTCGGCAAAGAGCTATGGATGGCCGTTCCGCGCCTCCTCCTCGCCGTGATGATCGCCGTGGTGATCTCCAAACCCCTGGAACTGAAAATCTTCGAACGGGAAATCCTCGCCGAGCTCACCCTCATGGAACAGGAACAGCGCCAGGCGGAAGACTCCCTCGTCCGCGGTGCCTTCACTTCCCGCAAAGCCGAACTCGCCACCCGGATGAATGCCCTCCAGTCCCAAATCTCCGTGCAAACCACGCGGGTAGACACGCTCCAGCTGCGCGCCCAGCAGGAAGCCGACGGCACCGGCGGATCCCGCGTCAAGAACCTCGGCCCCATCTATAAAGCCAAGAAAGCCGATGCCGACAGCGCCACCGCGGCCCTGCAATCCCTCCAGGCACAACGTGCATCCCTCACAGGGGAAATCCAGGCGGAAGACGATTCCCTCGCCGCGCGCCTCACCGCCCTGGAACGCCACAAACCCGACGGGATGGCCTCCCGGCTGGAAGCACTGGGCCGCATCACCGGGAAAAGCGCCCCCATCCAATGGGCCAACTGGTTCATCATGCTGCTGTTCATTGCCCTGGAAACCGCTCCCGTGCTCGTGAAGCTCATCTCGCCCCGCGGGCCTTACGACGATCTGCTCGACCAGCACGAATTCGCCTTCGCCATGCACCGGAAAGAAAAGAAAGCCATCCTGGAAATGCAGACAGACGCGCGGATCCGGAAAGCGGAAGAAGAAACGGCATATGTGTGA
- a CDS encoding purine-nucleoside phosphorylase, with protein sequence MLEQINESKAYIQQFAPGRPAVGIILGSGLGNLAGEITDRVEIPYDQIPHFPPATVEGHSGRLILGKLAGKPVVAMAGRYHYYEGLSMQQVTFPVRVMKALGIETLLISNAAGGMNAKFRVGDLMIITDHINLQPEHPLRGPNNAALGPRFPDMSEPYSKALIAKAKEIAAGKGIHLHEGVYVGVQGPTFETRAEYKFMHIIGGDAVGMSTVPEVIVAAHSGLRVFAMSVITDLGIREEENVITHEEVLAAAKAAEPHLTYIFSELARQL encoded by the coding sequence ATGCTGGAACAGATCAACGAATCGAAGGCCTATATTCAGCAGTTCGCTCCCGGGCGTCCTGCGGTGGGCATCATACTGGGCAGCGGCCTGGGGAACCTGGCGGGGGAGATCACCGACCGGGTGGAGATCCCTTACGACCAGATCCCCCATTTCCCGCCGGCAACGGTGGAGGGGCATTCGGGCCGGCTCATCCTGGGGAAGCTCGCCGGCAAGCCTGTGGTGGCCATGGCGGGGAGGTACCATTATTATGAAGGCCTTTCCATGCAGCAGGTCACTTTCCCCGTTCGGGTGATGAAGGCCCTCGGCATCGAGACCCTCCTCATCTCCAACGCGGCCGGCGGCATGAACGCCAAATTCCGGGTCGGCGATCTCATGATCATCACCGATCACATCAACCTCCAGCCCGAACATCCGCTCCGCGGCCCCAACAACGCCGCCCTCGGCCCCCGGTTCCCCGACATGAGCGAGCCCTACAGCAAAGCGCTCATCGCCAAAGCGAAGGAAATCGCCGCGGGAAAAGGGATTCATTTGCATGAAGGCGTATACGTTGGCGTGCAGGGCCCCACGTTCGAAACACGGGCCGAATATAAATTCATGCACATCATCGGCGGAGACGCCGTGGGCATGAGCACCGTTCCGGAAGTCATCGTAGCCGCCCACAGCGGACTGCGCGTTTTCGCCATGAGCGTCATCACCGACCTCGGCATCCGTGAAGAAGAAAACGTCATCACCCACGAAGAGGTACTGGCAGCCGCTAAAGCAGCGGAGCCGCATTTAACTTATATTTTCAGCGAATTGGCCCGGCAATTGTAG
- a CDS encoding SprT-like domain-containing protein gives MKQEHPLHALAAYLPDGTFEQVIAYITEYKVHLTITRERQSVLGDYRHPFQGKGHRISINGGLNKYAFLLTLLHEIAHLTTFNNYSHSVQAHGREWKNEYGKILKEFIGKGYLPIDVETAVRKSLHNPGATSCSDEELMRVLMRYDRKKENHYLVEQLPIGQLFRTKDGRVFSRGEKIRKRIRCEEIETKRVYLFSPVYEVELVSE, from the coding sequence TTGAAGCAAGAACATCCTCTACATGCATTGGCCGCATACCTGCCGGATGGCACTTTCGAGCAGGTAATCGCCTATATCACCGAGTATAAAGTCCATCTCACCATCACCCGTGAGCGCCAGAGCGTACTGGGCGACTATCGCCATCCCTTCCAGGGGAAAGGCCATCGCATCAGTATTAACGGCGGCCTTAATAAATACGCTTTTTTACTCACGCTCCTCCACGAGATCGCGCATCTCACCACCTTTAATAATTATAGCCACAGCGTGCAGGCCCATGGCCGCGAGTGGAAGAACGAATACGGTAAGATCCTCAAAGAATTCATCGGGAAAGGTTATCTCCCGATCGACGTGGAAACCGCCGTCCGTAAAAGCCTTCACAACCCCGGCGCCACTTCCTGCTCCGACGAGGAACTGATGCGCGTCCTCATGCGGTACGATCGCAAGAAGGAAAATCATTACCTCGTAGAGCAACTTCCCATCGGCCAGCTCTTCAGGACCAAAGATGGCCGCGTGTTCAGCCGCGGCGAAAAAATCCGCAAACGCATCCGCTGCGAAGAAATCGAAACGAAAAGGGTGTATCTCTTCAGCCCGGTGTACGAAGTGGAGCTGGTGAGCGAGTAG
- a CDS encoding transglycosylase domain-containing protein, giving the protein MKKSVKILWVTFGCGVALFLILLLLINLRIIGHMPSMEELENPRTALASEVIAEDGTIMGKYLQVDRSNVDYKDISPNVFNALLATEDRNFYSHSGIDAKATAAIPFYLLIGKKRGSSTITQQLALNLQQDGEGKTRARNLVVRSFQKLSEWVIAIKLERNLTKKEIITLYLNTVAFGDNVYGIENGARTFFSKDPARLSIEEAATLVGMLKGSTQYNPRRNPVLALNRRNTVIDNMVSEGYITSADGAAAKGRPIVLRYNKLDHNKGLAPYFREVLRSELKAWCKEHKKPDGTEYNLYRDGLKIYTTINPRMQLYAEEAVAHHLKDLQKSFQQQANIKSGKVWTGNIASRDLQNFIKDTDRYRSMKEEEATDEEIEKAFNTPVKMKAFSWRSYTNTDQNEIDTVMTPLDSIKYHRAILQSGFMAMDPESGEIKAWVGGPDFRYFKNDHVFKTTRQVGSTFKPFLYLFALMNGFNPNTMLPNEPVTIGNWTLTRNSEGSVGGSISMAGALAKSLNLVSAYLIKQFGAKAFANFANDKIGFQSTKIEPYPSIALGVSTISLFDMLRAYTMFPARGVITTPIYITRIEDRFGNILETYVPEKKEVISEIDSYTMVKMMEGVTAPGGTGARLRFRYNIPGEVAGKTGTTNDNTDGWFLGYTPQLLAGAWVGCDNNYLRFSSTALGQGANTGLPIFALFMQKVYADKTLGIDPASKFPIPPNMRNDLYFNYENNVQPGAEAEDVGNGGASDYESVDVGAYGEPVEQPKEAPRETPKEQKEQKEPKDPKETPKPPKRDEPQPAGQQPKAQLPPKPKTNN; this is encoded by the coding sequence ATGAAAAAATCCGTAAAAATATTATGGGTGACCTTCGGATGCGGGGTGGCTTTATTCCTCATCCTCCTCCTGCTGATCAATCTCCGCATCATCGGACATATGCCCAGCATGGAAGAACTGGAAAACCCGCGGACGGCCCTCGCCTCTGAAGTGATCGCGGAAGACGGGACCATCATGGGTAAATACCTCCAGGTAGACCGGTCCAACGTAGACTACAAGGATATTTCCCCCAATGTATTCAATGCCCTCCTGGCAACGGAAGACCGTAACTTTTACAGTCACTCCGGCATCGACGCCAAGGCAACGGCGGCGATCCCTTTTTACCTGTTGATCGGCAAAAAGCGTGGTTCCTCGACCATCACCCAACAGCTGGCGCTGAACCTGCAGCAGGACGGCGAGGGCAAGACCCGTGCCCGCAACCTGGTGGTGCGTTCTTTCCAGAAACTTTCCGAATGGGTAATCGCTATCAAGCTGGAGCGTAACCTTACGAAAAAAGAGATCATCACGCTGTACCTCAACACTGTGGCTTTCGGCGATAATGTGTACGGTATCGAGAACGGTGCGCGTACCTTTTTCAGCAAAGACCCCGCAAGGCTTTCCATCGAGGAAGCGGCCACGCTGGTGGGCATGCTGAAAGGTTCCACCCAATACAATCCCCGCCGTAATCCCGTGCTGGCGCTCAACCGCCGCAATACGGTGATCGACAACATGGTGAGCGAAGGATATATTACCAGCGCAGACGGTGCCGCAGCAAAAGGCCGGCCCATCGTGCTCCGCTACAACAAGCTCGACCACAACAAAGGCCTGGCTCCCTACTTCCGCGAAGTACTGCGCAGCGAACTGAAGGCCTGGTGCAAGGAACACAAGAAACCCGACGGCACGGAATACAACCTGTACCGCGACGGTCTCAAAATCTACACCACCATCAATCCCCGCATGCAACTGTATGCCGAAGAAGCGGTGGCGCACCACCTGAAAGACCTGCAGAAATCTTTCCAGCAACAGGCCAACATCAAATCCGGCAAAGTGTGGACAGGCAACATCGCCTCCCGCGACCTGCAGAACTTCATCAAGGATACCGACCGGTATCGCAGCATGAAGGAAGAAGAAGCCACCGACGAAGAGATCGAAAAGGCTTTCAATACGCCTGTTAAAATGAAAGCCTTCAGCTGGAGGAGCTATACCAACACCGACCAGAACGAGATCGACACGGTGATGACACCGCTCGACTCCATCAAATACCACCGCGCCATCCTGCAATCCGGTTTCATGGCCATGGACCCGGAAAGCGGGGAGATCAAGGCTTGGGTGGGCGGCCCGGATTTCCGGTATTTCAAGAACGACCACGTATTCAAGACCACCCGCCAGGTGGGCTCTACGTTCAAACCGTTCCTTTACCTGTTCGCGCTCATGAACGGGTTCAACCCGAACACCATGCTGCCGAACGAGCCCGTGACCATCGGTAACTGGACGCTTACCCGCAACTCCGAAGGCAGCGTGGGCGGCTCCATTTCCATGGCCGGCGCGCTGGCAAAATCGCTCAACCTCGTGAGCGCCTACCTCATCAAGCAATTCGGTGCCAAGGCATTCGCCAATTTCGCAAACGACAAGATCGGGTTCCAATCCACCAAGATCGAACCGTATCCCTCCATCGCATTGGGGGTTTCCACGATCTCCCTGTTCGATATGCTCCGGGCCTACACGATGTTCCCCGCCCGCGGCGTGATCACTACACCGATCTACATCACCCGTATCGAAGACCGCTTCGGCAACATTCTCGAAACTTATGTTCCCGAGAAAAAGGAAGTGATCAGCGAGATCGATTCGTACACCATGGTCAAAATGATGGAAGGCGTTACCGCTCCCGGTGGTACGGGCGCGAGATTGCGCTTCCGATACAATATTCCCGGCGAAGTAGCGGGTAAAACCGGTACCACCAACGACAACACCGATGGCTGGTTCCTGGGCTACACCCCGCAACTGCTGGCAGGCGCATGGGTGGGTTGCGACAACAACTACCTCCGCTTCAGCAGCACCGCACTCGGCCAGGGCGCCAACACCGGCCTGCCCATCTTCGCCCTCTTCATGCAGAAAGTGTATGCAGACAAAACCCTCGGCATCGATCCGGCTTCTAAATTCCCCATCCCGCCGAATATGCGCAATGATCTCTATTTCAATTACGAGAACAACGTGCAACCTGGCGCAGAAGCCGAAGATGTAGGCAACGGTGGCGCAAGTGATTATGAAAGCGTCGACGTTGGCGCATACGGCGAACCCGTAGAACAACCGAAGGAAGCGCCCAGGGAAACTCCGAAAGAACAAAAGGAACAGAAAGAACCGAAAGACCCGAAGGAAACGCCGAAACCGCCGAAACGCGACGAGCCGCAACCCGCAGGTCAACAACCGAAAGCCCAGCTCCCTCCGAAACCAAAAACCAATAACTAA
- a CDS encoding OsmC family protein, with protein MQVHLKTIHETSAAAGWAGPRSLVIDRTPRAGGLGIGFSGEELFMMSIAASVCNSLYHEAAARGIAVAHVEIIVNGDWSGEPAQARNIRYDIRVESSAPRQDVEALIRSVDQSADIPNSLRVGTAVKLNSIDILKA; from the coding sequence ATGCAGGTACATCTCAAAACCATCCACGAAACGAGTGCAGCGGCAGGCTGGGCGGGCCCCCGCAGCCTGGTGATAGACCGGACGCCGCGCGCGGGAGGCCTGGGCATCGGGTTCAGCGGGGAAGAATTATTCATGATGTCTATCGCCGCAAGCGTGTGCAACAGCCTTTACCACGAAGCCGCCGCCCGCGGGATCGCCGTGGCGCATGTGGAGATCATCGTCAATGGCGACTGGAGCGGCGAGCCCGCACAGGCCCGGAACATCCGGTACGATATCCGTGTGGAATCTTCCGCGCCGCGGCAAGACGTCGAAGCCCTCATCCGCAGCGTCGATCAATCGGCCGATATTCCGAATTCACTGCGCGTCGGCACTGCCGTTAAACTCAATTCGATCGACATACTGAAGGCGTGA